In Entelurus aequoreus isolate RoL-2023_Sb linkage group LG12, RoL_Eaeq_v1.1, whole genome shotgun sequence, the DNA window TGGACTAAAATATAATTTTGGAACGTGGAAGGTTTCTTAAGCGGACCTCCTGAGGATGGCCTGTGGATGATCAACAGCTAGGGACATCATTGTTGATTAATCAGTTGATGCTTCCTGTCTCAGTCTCTATCTGTCCCCCACAGGTCATCCTGACAGGAGGAAACCAGAGAATCGTCTGAGGTACAACACTTTACTGAAACTTTGcaatgtcgtgtgtgtgtgtgtgtgtgtgggtgtgtgtgtgtgtgtgtgtgtgtgtgtgttagaagtCAACACAGGCTACGTGAGGTTGTTGTACAATAATATTTGGTGTGTTATAATGAATGGAATGTTAATAAGTGGCGGCAATGTTAGCAACACTTTCCTCATACCCGCTTTTGTCTTTTGTTGCGCTTCAAACTTTTGTCTATTCTGCAGTGTCTCTATCTCCTTCACCCCCTTTCTTTTTGCTCTGACACACTCCTGAAACTATTTGTTCCGCCGGCTGGTCGGCATGGTAACGTGTCAGTGTGTGTTTATGGGGGAAAACAGTGAACTGGAGCATGTGTGAGTGTTGTTAGTGCACACATGGCTGTTGTTTATTGCGGTGCGTCACATCTGCCCACGCTTTCAATCGAATGAGACCAAGTTGGAAAGAAAAAAAGTACATAAATTTGACCTTTTCTAATCTGCTTAGCAACAGGTTTTTTTTCTAGGCTTTCAGACCTCCCAAAACATCTTTAAATCTGTTTGATGACTTGGGCTGAAATGTTGGACTTAGCAAGCGTCTTTTTCTTCTTTCTCTGCAGTCAAGGTCCACTGTGGTCCCTGAAAGCAGCCCTCAGGAGAAGTGAGTTCTCCGCCTCTTTAACCGGCTTCTTTTCCAGCTCATGTATTTCGCCTGGTTCCGcccgggactcgaacctgggttgtTCGGCATTTGAGACGAGTGTGCAAGCTACCGAGCTAAGAGCCCAACCTATTAAAGCGGTAACCATTACTGCTCTTAacgttgtcagggagtgaggtttaccaatatACACATGGCACTGGCTGGCCTCCGTTACACTCGCTCACATAAAGTACAGTACTACTTCAATTTCCTTACGTCTAATTTTTTTTGTCGATGAATATGATTGCCAAAAGTATATCTTGAGCTTTGTATCCTGTCTCAGTTATCCTACGGCCAAATGTTGTATAACAGTCAGTGGTCATTCACTCTGTCCAGCCCTGCAGCACTAGTCACTGGCCTAGGAGTTCAGAGATGTCAGTATGAGATCCAGCGCGGTTCGGAAAGCTTTGGAAAGTACCGTAGCTACAATTGTGCTTAACAAACTAGTGTAACCGAGAGTCTTACATGGATGATTGCTGACGTCAAAACTTAATGTGAAGAAAGTGGGACAGCCATGAATTTGGAAAgaattttattgacatccagctcTGTCTCACTGCCTAACAATACAGCTCAAagacaaacaacacattcaggccttcacaataagagtgcCTCACGTTTCAACACTGACTATGTGCACCGAATATAGTAAAGGTCTCAGAAAAGTAGCTTACAATTGCCCGTTTACCCGCCTATCATTCTGCAGAATTGAGTGTTCAAACAAAGGATTTTGTTGTGTTATTAATACAGTaaaaccttgatttacgaacccctcataGTACACACTTTTTTTAATTTGCGAACCACAGATCAAACAAGAATAATCTTTGTTGTACGAAccttgttcaaagtgtacaaacctttactaaaatatgtACATTGTTTCTTAGAGAGAAATTATCTTCAATATAcacacttttctatttacaaaccctgttcaagaagcaattaatttgtaaattgagattCCACTCTACACTGCTACGTCACCGGTTGACTGTGTTTCTTTGGTAACACAATGACACCACAAGTCTCcgctgtattttttaaatacagctgcaaaaaacaaaacaaaaggaccaaataaagttgcaagtgccagtattttgatttaaaaaagatgagaaacagtattgaattcaagaaagaactcgtGGTAAAGTACAAAGGTGGCGTCTGTGTGTCTTGTAACATTGCTTCATCCCTCTCCACTCATCACCGTCTTTCGCCAACACAAATCTTTTAATTAAGGTAACAGTGattttaaatgttaatttatccaatacatttgtcatttatatttatttgagacacttgtgatttagggctatataaataaacattgattgattgattgattgtgcattgttttctgcatgtataattattctctataaaaagtgttttttgtgttaacattttgggtgtctggaacataTTAATTGGATTTCTTATGGGAGAAGTGTTATCGTTTGATTCCGTTTTCAACAGATCTATTGGAATGGATTAataacaaaaaccgaggtaccactggaCTGGGGCACAGGTGCATTAGATAAGACTGCAcgcttcttaaaaaaaaaaaaaaaaaaaagtttttcttgctTATAACTGAGATTGGAACAATTTTTTCACACATAGACCAGTGTCCAGTGAGTGCAGTGTGAGTCCTTGAGTATGATTGCAGCGTTTTTGTGATGGCAGCGTTTTTGTGATCCAGCTTGTTaagtataataaaaaaaagcccTTAGCAGCCCTCGTCAAATGTCTTCATCCTTTGACAAATGAGGACTAAGGTCCTAATTCATTAAGGCTTTGTTTCAATTGCTGGGTTGCATTTGACGTCacgtctgttttttttcttcgcggcttaattcacaTGATGGTCAACCAGCTGGAGCGTAgtaagagtgagtgtagagtttgagcagaaaatgccttATTGATGTTCGGtttttgggtgttccagtcgttctaATTGAGAGATAAGAAAGGGCTTTAATAGAGTCCAGAAATAATAGGTTCATAAAtgtaaagtcagggaaaaaacgAAAGTGTGTCGAAGGAAAGGGctgttaaaaatatcactttcactaTATTGTGGAATACAATTGAATCGGGGTGCGCATTTCTaccttaaaggtgccatatgtaataatttcaggtcaagtcatcattaaatagcCCTGAtaggtcaaaaggcattaataaatcatgttcttttcgaatacctttataactgataacagtagttcaccCGGAATATGctaatttcaaaattagatttacagccccgaaaattgttattgtttttatttggaCGCCCCGCcgtccaccgtttgaccaatcaaaaagtctgtgagtgtgtcacatccaggttgccagttacgcaccgccctctttgTCGACATACtgtcactggtaaagttactaaaaatGTCAGACCTTgctcgtttgcattaaaacagttgtttttttctcactacaaccgggcgaaaccatccttgcccaagcACATCCTCGTGGTTTTTGGAGTAGaactatttggggttttggcaccaaccgttgaacttgatccgaccaatctaagtctaggagcACGAacggatgaagcctacttggatgagcggcaaaacgtcttccaagacataccgagcagtccagttgcgaacgattgaacgccctgagatgaccTCTAGCTcatgtgattgcaacccagcaatgCTTTTGTATGGTCTTTATTTGAGAAGTTTCCTGTTTCAATCAGCCACCAACAGGCCCACGTCTTTGTCCGAGGCACCGCGAGACAGCTTCCGTGACGGAGGCAGGAGGTAAGACAATAGACAGACGTTTACTTTGCCATCTTCTCGCCatcatatttttaaattattttcattTACCTCCTGATAAGGGGCTCTAGTGCCAGACGACCAGAGATCACCATCCTGTCAGTTGAACCGCTCCCTTCCACTTCCTGGTTGCCCGGAGCATTCCCGCCGCCTCCTCCTCCGGCTGCACAAATCTGGGGTCCGACAATTCCACCATCCGTTCAGGTAGCACAGCTTCCAAGATGCTGCACTGATTCACGTTGAACATCTGGTGTGCTTTATGCTTGTTCGATTTTGTTGTCTTTTTCCCGGCCCAGCCTCCGCCGTCCTATGACGAGGTGATCCGCGAGAAGACACAGGAGCAGGGTGTGCACACGTCTTCACCCTCCCCGCCTTTGACTCATCCAGCCTTTAGGACCACCATCTCCACCCAGACGGACACCGGATCGTCTCCTCGCAGTCAGGAGTCTTTAGGTGAGATAGAGCTTTTTTGTTTCAAGGCCTCCTTTTGAACCTTCATATCCTGAGTGAAGAGTGTGTTTGTCTTCAGCGGGTCGTGCCAAGCCGCCACGGCCGCCACTCCCCTGTGCTGTGTCTCAGGATGATGCTGGCTCACCTTTGACTCCGACTTCTGAAGGTGGCCAGCAGCTGCCCGCATTTGATGAAGCAACGCCCAGTACCACGTCCCATACAAACGAACTAGGTCACCCTAGGCCACGCCCCCGATCCAGGCGCTCTGTGCCCTCCGTCAGCAACGAGGTCAAGGTTCAGACTTTAGTCAAACTGCGCGAGGACGGTTTGGCCACGCTAGCCGCCCGTGCTAACGCTGACATCAGCAAAAAGGAAGTGATTCAGGGTAAATACTTTCAAGAGCTGCTGGAGGCCTTCAGTGCTGACGACTGGGGCTTCCCTGAGGGGGCAGGTGACGACAGCGGCCTCAGCCAatcagaggaagaggaggacatgGCGACCCTCAAGGCTAGGATCCAGGCATTTGAGCCGCAGGAGCAACAGGGGGGGCATAATGACGAGAAGGTTGGCAAAAATAAACCTGAACCAAGACCACGCCCTCGACTCCAAAGGCAACCTGCCAAAGTACTTCCTCCAACCATTGCCACCAAACCCAAAAGCCTCTCACGTGTCCCCCGGGAACTTAACACTCTGACAACTGAAGCCGCGCTTGAAGAATTGAATGCCCAACCAGTACCAGAGTCCCTCCCACCTTCCCCTGCACCCATTCCAACCCCCAGGCTACCATCGACAAAACCACCCCCCTCCGCTAATGAGACTGCATCCACAGACAAGTCTCCGTCCAGACCCCCGGTCGCCCCTCGGACCATAGCTTCACCCAATGATAAAGCCCCCGTGGGTGGAAACGTGACCCCAACACGGCCCCCGAGACCCTCCACGCAGATCAAGAGGGAGGCTCAGACAACAAGCACTATGCAGCTAACAGGTCAGTTATTCTGTGTCGTATACACTGATCCCCCCATCCCTCCTTAGACAAGCCTGCCTTATGTTTATAGCATTCAAAAAGCACCACATTCATCTTTGACACCAACAGTGTCAAACTATCTGCCATTGTTTGCCAACACAAAAAAACTACAATAAAGGCACATATCCATGTCACAGGAAGTGAGTCTTCCTCGCCGACAAAACGAGCAAAGCAACATGTTGCCTTCAGTGAGAAGAAGTAACACGTTAGCCTTCAACAATGTGTCTTTTCACAGTTAaagtgcattgtgggtaatgTAAGCTGTGAGCACAATGCAGCTTTTCACGGACACAATGCAAACATGAGCGCTGCCAGTGAGAGTTTGTTCTGCAGCCTTAACATTGGCTGATTGTGAAGTCAGAAGAAGCCTCTTGTCGGCCACACACGGGTCACGTGACTGCTCAGCTGCTTGATTCCATAGAAACAACAGTGTTAACTGTCGCTGTATCTCAAATCGTTGATGTGCTTATTGTCTTTTTAGATACCACTACAGAACACACTCTGGTCCTCTCCACAGCTCCAGCCCTTGGCAAAGCGCGGCCACTTGCCCCGACAAAGGGTGAAAGTATCTCCCAGCCTTCCCTACCTTCTCGGTAAGAGCCACCTGATATGCTTTCTTCTGGTACAATTAGGTTCTCTTCGAAACAAAAGTCTTCCTCTCTACAGGCCTTCAAGTGTGAGGTCCCTCCCCGTCAGGCCATCGTCCATCAAATCTGTGCCCGCCCGACCGCCTCCTCCCACCAGCGTCTCGTGTGTCATCCAGCCTCCACAGATGCCATCCAATCAGGCGCAGTGTCAAAGGGCGTCAAAGAGAGGGCCGCCTCTGCCACCCCGCCCTCACCCTGGACACCCTGTCTTTACCAGCTACATGACAGCAACACACTCAAAGGATACAGATGACAAACATGTGTCCAAAGTGCTCCACTGTCAAACTGGCATGTCTCACAAACAGGACGTCCTCATTGTCTTGGACGACCCTTCGCAGCCACAATGTTTCATGGACCTGCATGTGGTCCCCCCGCCCTCAAAACCCAGTTTGGAGGTTGTCAAACAGTCAGAGTTGCAAACTATACAGAAACATCCAGAACCGCCTCCCACCAGGTGCCACGccacaaacatcaacatgtgtCTCTTTAAGAAAACACTCCTTTTGTTGTCCACTTTttgacatgtgtgtgtatatgtgtagtgGACCTCGCTGCGTTGCCCTGTTCAACTTCGACGGAACGCAAGATGATGAGCTCACCTTCTCCCAGGGTGACGTCATCGGTCTCTTGGAGCTCATAGGGACAGATTGGGGGCGGGGCCACCTAGCCGGGCGTGTTGGGCTCTTCCCTCTGAGCTTCACCCAAATCACACAGCCTCTCCCACCGGAGGGCACAGAAAAGGCCTCATTGATCATGCGTGACGTGGTGATAGGAAGTCCTGGTAAGCTTCCTGCTTCACGTTGTTCCTTGAATTTGCATATTTACATGCAATAACGCTGTTATTATTTTATCTTCAGCAGCTCCGCAGTCTCTAAAAGACGCACAGGTGAGTTTAAAGCCACAAGATGAATTTTAACGGTACACATTATTCCTGCTAATCTGTGCATAAATGCGTTGAGGTGGAGGAGTGGGCGGTGGCACTGTTTGATTTCCCCGCTCAGACCGCAGAGGATCTCTCCTTCCAAAAAGGGGCAATCATCCAGGTGACCGAGCATATCGACTCAAAGTGGAGGAAGGGCAGACTGGACGGCATGGAGGGTCTTTATCCCGCCGCCTTTACCAAGGCCTGCCAAagtatgacacacacacaaacacacacacacaaacacacagacacaaatTGATGTGCATTACccatcaaacattttttttctgcttCCAGCTCCGCCAGTTTCAGGGAGGGGCATGGCCACAGTTCTGTTTGGGTTCACAGCCAAGACAGTGGATGAGCTCACAGTGAAGGTAAGCTCATTAGTTTTTTCTGGCGCTTCTTATTCTATTATTATCTTATTCTTTACATGTAGGTATTCTACTGGCACATTcccaaaaatgtttaatattttttgtaattacgACAATGACGACAACAATGAATTGACAATTTACACaagtttcatccatccatccattttctaccgcttgttcctttcgggatcgcggggagtgctgcagcctatctcagctgcattcgggcggaaggcggggtacaccctggacaagtcgccacctcatcacatggccaacacagatagacagacaacattcacaatcacattcacacactagggacaatttagtgttgccaatcaacctatcccaaggtgcatgttttttggaggtgggaggaagccggagtacccggagataacccacgcagtcacggggagtacatgcaaactccacacagaaagatcccgagcccgggattgaactcaggtccttcatattgtgaggcacatgccctGTTGCACCGTGCTGCCCCACAAGTTTCATAtttatcacatttatttactaattCAAAGTATTCCAACATgaaaaaagtcccactttttttgtaagtCCACTTTATTCaaactcaaattatttttgaactTTGATTGATACCAGTGACACCAACACATTCGTTATACATTTTTTACCTTAGATGTTTCCCAGAATTCCACATTTTCCGTCCAGTAAATGTCATTTGAAATAAAATGTTCCCACTTTCCCAGTTTAACAAACACAAATTACCTTCAACCTTGAGAATTATTTGTACTTCCTTTTTTCTTAAAGCTTCCTATCAACAAAACATTAAGGCTAACAATGTTCCACACTTGCCCTATAATTCCAAATTTTCcgttcagcatttcagttcatctTCTGCTTTGTATAATTTCTCATTTTCTTTCAAAAGCATCTGGATCATAAAACAAAACAACCTATGTTGGTCCTTCTTTAACTCTTGTGGTCCTCCTGCAGGCTGGTGACATCATCACGCTGGTGGAGCCTGTGGACGAGCAATGGATTGTGGGAGTTGTGGGAAGTCAACGTGGAATGGTGCCCAAAAACTATGTTTGTCTTCTTTGATCAGCTAAAGTGGAACTAGTTGGGGTCATCCACATGTGAGTGAAGTCCACAATATTTCTCTCCCTTTTGTTAAAACTAAAACACGCTTTCTTGAATCCATGACCCTGAGCTAAATGTTGCCGTTATTAtggtgacaacgactttttaggTTGAAGATCATGTTCTTGTTGGGGTCCAATGAGTGTCCAACAAGTTGATGTTTAGAATACACTTTGGTTTGTGGAAATTCAAGGTTCTTTTCTGTGTGTCGTCATGTTAAGGCACGGTAGCCTGCGTTGTCAGGCCAACATGTGGTTCACAAGGCGTCGCGATGTTAGCGTTAAGATGCTAAAAGATGCTAAATGCACATTGTTGAAACAAACATTCcagtttttaatcagattaaatgATGAAAAATGACTTTTAACTTGACTTTTATCATTTTCATTCTTGCCATGTTGAAACAAACACAGATATATTTGAAAAGGCACACTTCCACcacttgtgtttaaaaaaaaaatactcccaCAACAGTggcttttaaaaaataatctcCACATTCACAGTTATTTTGGCCAATCAGAAACCTGAAAAAGCAACTTCAGCTGACTTGATTGGGTATTGCAACATCTTTGTTCATCATATACAAGGTGTGCCTAGAGATATAGTACACacataaaatatacatacataatatgaaAAAGTTCATTTTAATTAATAGTTACCTTAACTAACTAatcaaataattattaaaaatatataaaaatgaatacattcaaatattgtttttgttattttattatgtattaaataattgtgtaatatactgtatgcatTTTTGCGGATGTGGCCAGACTTAAGGGAGACCCGATACTGATATATTAGATGTACAATGCTGTGTACATTATCTTTTAAAATCAGTGCTCATTTACACAAAGCCCTGAAAACAATttgaatgtttatttttgtttaattaatCACATGTGCGTCTACGACTGCCCAAAATGATAACttagttttgttttttagttAAGTTACAATTAAATACATGAGATAATCTCACACATTTCTTATGACACAAGCCCAAAAGCTCAgcagtcaagtttttttttaatcttcagcCTGGCTGTAGTTTTCCTAAAGCTCAGGCTTCAAGGAAAAAAGCCTGagcttttttcaaagaaaaaaaatgtttttttgaaatAGCCGTGCTTGTGTTGACATGTTGTTAGTTTCTCTTTTCATAACAAATCAataaagtagtaaaacaaaacaaaaaagagtGAAATGGATGTTTTTACTGCAtcagttttatttctttgacAGTTGTCCTCAATTTTAAAATCAGTGTTCGGTCTTTAAACGCATATTGTCACATCACATGGTTAAAACATGTCCTCCCCACGCTGggactttttcttcttctccataAAGCTCCTTGAATGTGAGCAATGGTGGAAAAACTTGGACTAAAAACACACAAATTCATTTTGTCATGACCAGTTCATGATTCTTTTAGGAAATAACATCTCAGTTAAGTTCTAGCTCATCTACTGCACTTGATGAAAACATTTACAAGGCATGATGATGATCTCACACACATACACGGCCCCAGTGACACCTAACTGGGTCAAGTGTCCTCCGAAGTGGACATTTCTTTTTTCAAAGTTAAATAATACTTTTTATTCCAATTTGAGGCCAACACGCTAAGTGAGAGCAGGCTTTTAGCATGTGGCTAACACAAGGCTCCTTT includes these proteins:
- the LOC133661810 gene encoding SH3 domain-containing protein 19-like isoform X3, producing the protein MAEARSEEEEENLRRNAGERVLRRQSNSAEGHPDRRKPENRLSQGPLWSLKAALRRTTNRPTSLSEAPRDSFRDGGRRGSSARRPEITILSVEPLPSTSWLPGAFPPPPPPAAQIWGPTIPPSVQPPPSYDEVIREKTQEQGVHTSSPSPPLTHPAFRTTISTQTDTGSSPRSQESLAGRAKPPRPPLPCAVSQDDAGSPLTPTSEGGQQLPAFDEATPSTTSHTNELGHPRPRPRSRRSVPSVSNEVKVQTLVKLREDGLATLAARANADISKKEVIQGKYFQELLEAFSADDWGFPEGAGDDSGLSQSEEEEDMATLKARIQAFEPQEQQGGHNDEKVGKNKPEPRPRPRLQRQPAKVLPPTIATKPKSLSRVPRELNTLTTEAALEELNAQPVPESLPPSPAPIPTPRLPSTKPPPSANETASTDKSPSRPPVAPRTIASPNDKAPVGGNVTPTRPPRPSTQIKREAQTTSTMQLTAPALGKARPLAPTKGESISQPSLPSRPSSVRSLPVRPSSIKSVPARPPPPTSVSCVIQPPQMPSNQAQCQRASKRGPPLPPRPHPGHPVFTSYMTATHSKDTDDKHVSKVLHCQTGMSHKQDVLIVLDDPSQPQCFMDLHVVPPPSKPSLEVVKQSELQTIQKHPEPPPTSGPRCVALFNFDGTQDDELTFSQGDVIGLLELIGTDWGRGHLAGRVGLFPLSFTQITQPLPPEGTEKASLIMRDVVIGSPAAPQSLKDAQVEEWAVALFDFPAQTAEDLSFQKGAIIQVTEHIDSKWRKGRLDGMEGLYPAAFTKACQTPPVSGRGMATVLFGFTAKTVDELTVKAGDIITLVEPVDEQWIVGVVGSQRGMVPKNYVCLL
- the LOC133661810 gene encoding SH3 domain-containing protein 19-like isoform X1, with product MAEARSEEEEENLRRNAGERVLRRQSNSAEGHPDRRKPENRLSQGPLWSLKAALRRTTNRPTSLSEAPRDSFRDGGRRGSSARRPEITILSVEPLPSTSWLPGAFPPPPPPAAQIWGPTIPPSVQPPPSYDEVIREKTQEQGVHTSSPSPPLTHPAFRTTISTQTDTGSSPRSQESLAGRAKPPRPPLPCAVSQDDAGSPLTPTSEGGQQLPAFDEATPSTTSHTNELGHPRPRPRSRRSVPSVSNEVKVQTLVKLREDGLATLAARANADISKKEVIQGKYFQELLEAFSADDWGFPEGAGDDSGLSQSEEEEDMATLKARIQAFEPQEQQGGHNDEKVGKNKPEPRPRPRLQRQPAKVLPPTIATKPKSLSRVPRELNTLTTEAALEELNAQPVPESLPPSPAPIPTPRLPSTKPPPSANETASTDKSPSRPPVAPRTIASPNDKAPVGGNVTPTRPPRPSTQIKREAQTTSTMQLTDTTTEHTLVLSTAPALGKARPLAPTKGESISQPSLPSRPSSVRSLPVRPSSIKSVPARPPPPTSVSCVIQPPQMPSNQAQCQRASKRGPPLPPRPHPGHPVFTSYMTATHSKDTDDKHVSKVLHCQTGMSHKQDVLIVLDDPSQPQCFMDLHVVPPPSKPSLEVVKQSELQTIQKHPEPPPTSGPRCVALFNFDGTQDDELTFSQGDVIGLLELIGTDWGRGHLAGRVGLFPLSFTQITQPLPPEGTEKASLIMRDVVIGSPAAPQSLKDAQVEEWAVALFDFPAQTAEDLSFQKGAIIQVTEHIDSKWRKGRLDGMEGLYPAAFTKACQTPPVSGRGMATVLFGFTAKTVDELTVKAGDIITLVEPVDEQWIVGVVGSQRGMVPKNYVCLL
- the LOC133661810 gene encoding SH3 domain-containing protein 19-like isoform X2, with protein sequence MAEARSEEEEENLRRNAGERVLRRQSNSAEGHPDRRKPENRLSQGPLWSLKAALRRTTNRPTSLSEAPRDSFRDGGRRGSSARRPEITILSVEPLPSTSWLPGAFPPPPPPAAQIWGPTIPPSVQPPPSYDEVIREKTQEQGVHTSSPSPPLTHPAFRTTISTQTDTGSSPRSQESLAGRAKPPRPPLPCAVSQDDAGSPLTPTSEGGQQLPAFDEATPSTTSHTNELGHPRPRPRSRRSVPSVSNEVKVQTLVKLREDGLATLAARANADISKKEVIQGKYFQELLEAFSADDWGFPEGAGDDSGLSQSEEEEDMATLKARIQAFEPQEQQGGHNDEKVGKNKPEPRPRPRLQRQPAKVLPPTIATKPKSLSRVPRELNTLTTEAALEELNAQPVPESLPPSPAPIPTPRLPSTKPPPSANETASTDKSPSRPPVAPRTIASPNDKAPVGGNVTPTRPPRPSTQIKREAQTTSTMQLTDTTTEHTLVLSTAPALGKARPLAPTKGESISQPSLPSRPSSVRSLPVRPSSIKSVPARPPPPTSVSCVIQPPQMPSNQAQCQRASKRGPPLPPRPHPGHPVFTSYMTATHSKDTDDKHVSKVLHCQTGMSHKQDVLIVLDDPSQPQCFMDLHVVPPPSKPSLEVVKQSELQTIQKHPEPPPTSGPRCVALFNFDGTQDDELTFSQGDVIGLLELIGTDWGRGHLAGRVGLFPLSFTQITQPLPPEGTEKASLIMRDVVIGSPAPQSLKDAQVEEWAVALFDFPAQTAEDLSFQKGAIIQVTEHIDSKWRKGRLDGMEGLYPAAFTKACQTPPVSGRGMATVLFGFTAKTVDELTVKAGDIITLVEPVDEQWIVGVVGSQRGMVPKNYVCLL